The following nucleotide sequence is from Zea mays cultivar B73 chromosome 1, Zm-B73-REFERENCE-NAM-5.0, whole genome shotgun sequence.
AAGGGTATTAATTTGGCCActgcgtttagcataaagtaaggtcatgttccacatttaatcattataatcAAATAAAGGTGAATTAAAGGAAGTGGTCGCACGGCGGGATGCGCGACGCAGCATTTAAAttaaattaagaaataaacgactcgccgcgcaacagagcgcgcaacgagattcttgcattaattatagataaacgttaagcgtcgcgcgacgaaacacaCGACGACATTACATCAAcagaactgaatttaaaacggatcgtcacgcgacgaagcacgcgacacagcaccttaataaatataaatttaaaatgaatcgtcgcgcgatgaagaacgcgacgcagcacattaataaagacgaatttagaatgaaccgtcgcgcggcgaagcgcgcgacgcagcacatcgactaaactaaaattaaaatggattaagaCGAGAGTTGAACGCAGCGCGACTTCGGTCGCACGCGCGAGAGCACGTTGCGCGTGCCGAGGGCATGCGAACCGTGCAGGCGCGCGGGGCGCGAGGCTGCCGAGGCACGGgctcgggcaggggcgcgcgaggGCGCGGGCAGGGGCACGGCCTGGGGCGTGAccgagggcgcggccagggcgcgcgggCGGGGCTGGGGCGCGGCCGCCGGTGCGCAGGGCCGGGGCGCGGGGCCGGGCTCACCGGGGAggggggctcgccggggagggggctcaccggggaGGGGGCGCGGTGGGGCAGGGGAGGGCACACGGGCAGgggagggcgcgcggccaggggaggaagaaagggagggggagggagagagagagatggagagggagagggaaggggaagctcacctcggggatccaaactccggcgatcaccgtctccaaaccctagggcaccacggggagagagagagaggtgggagagggagagggaggttactgcgcgggagaaaatcaaatgagagaaagagACTAGGGAAAGGGGCGCGCATGGGGAGGGcaaggggcgccaggggcgcgcgggccgaactgggccggaccgggccgggctgggtcacaccgcgggtcaaaacccacgacacgcacgaccactaatcggaatccgatcgcgaaccgaaatccgaaacggaacgagacgaacacgcgactaactacgacatcagacaaagaaatatgcttcaacatgatgcaacacccatgacatttaggttttgtttacacatgacacGGACAACCGTcactatattgctttgaaattgggaagaaggagcgaaacgggaagagaaaagagagtaacacctgaatttggcgagtaaaaggaagaaaaaattctaccccaaattcagggcgttacacagtTTTTGCTCCATACTTTGTTGATTCCCCAACTTAGCttttttcttggtttgtgttgaactttatgcacctaagaTAAATGATGACTAGGAAAACTAATTAGTccccgtggtttgtgatggacgtcaaccaccaaaatcgattataggaaatgattaagctcaTTTCCTTTTCAAGAGGGACGTTGGAGGGATAGGAGAGGAGGATTAGAGCACCGGTCACCAGAGCGTCAGACCCATCGACGGTCGGCACAGACTCGCCGGTGTATGTTTCGTATTGGGGGCAGAGCTGTCGAGCAGAGGGGAGCGGACGAGGGAGAGGCGGAGAGCGGCTTCGTGAGAGAGACACGAGAGGGGAAGGCGCAGAGCCGTTTCGCACGAGAACAGGGCCAAGGGGTATGGGTGGGCGTTTGGGTTACCcaaaaatttcgggttttgagaattgataaccgaaattacaacgggttttacaatacccgaaaattcgggtacccggaatttTGGGTTCGAGTTcaggtattcccgaactacccgaattgttgtgtcggcttcataaaaacacacacaccctattaaattagtttaaaaatacagtttgaataatgatatacatggacatataaaacacaagcaatctacaatcacgagttatgcacacttacacataattatagatgcacaaatctatactatacttaaagcaccagtttcaacggtagtcccgcgtcatctttttacaaataacccctcacagctatttcaaattaatctgttgcacgcctatagatggccaaacggtgaCCCGGCATGGGCCAGACGCCCGcaggccacaactctggcccagtCACGTCATGCCGGCCAAAACAGTGCAGGAGttggggttcgaacccatgcaCTGATagaagaagggcgggagacactagGTAAAGTTGTCTAACCAATAGAATATCATGCTCAAATGTTTTTAGTATTGAATATAAatcgtatatatgtatatacgtttttttgtaaaataaaaaaaatacaatCATGTCGGACTGGGCCAGCACTACGGTCTGAGGCTAcaacccaagcacgacacgacgttcttggctcttgcaagcattagatcGTTTCGGAGACCACATtgacgcaatggactccatggtgtttgaggttgctgaattggatgaagCAATAATGATTGTCACattaacagtaaaatgaaaggttatttgttggttttaaacgttagtaattgctacgaagtaccatAATTTATATGAAGCGCATCCTGTTTTTATTTATgcgtgactttagcaatcactccataatttgatctatcttttttataagtttgacttcatgtgacttattttagaaacttgagctcacaaactttctcttatttggtctctctaTGGTAAAATTATGTCATCTGTTCGTTCAGTTAGTCATTGTGAACTCTCATCTAaccgctcacttcattggtcgtgttgtaccaaaacATATTGCAtgaagtaaacaataacatcagttagcaaaatcaaaaaatattatacagagagcgaagacaattaataaaaaatcttgaaatttttttatagatagtttacgtgggtattgttgtaagccgtcccaacgcacgggcaaccgactagttaaTAATTAAGCATGATATGAGTACATGATACATtaaagttcgggtaattcgggtatctcgggtacccgattgtgatatccgaattacccgaaataaattcgggttttgcaagttgctacccaaaattcccgaacaaaattcgggtttcaGGTATTTcgagttcgggttcgggtattctggATTTGGCTTATaggttttttgcccagccctaccAAAGGGTGGCGACCACGCGATAGGTATATAGTCTACCGGGTCATTCTCGATCCAGACCCGTGCCTGACCGGCCAGCCTGCCTAAGCACGATACTGTGCCCGTATCGGACCGACACAGGCACGGATCCAGACGGGCCAGGCCGCCCGTGCTCGTGACGGGCCTCTACAGTGCCGGGTCACGGGCCTTCCGCCGGCCGTTTGGACAAGTATGACCATAAGAGTTCTGCACCCAAGGTCCTACACGACGTGAGAAGAAGCTAGGACTGTTAATATTTGAAcagaaaaggggccaacagtctgCCAGTCCACGCCCTGTGGGCGAGATCTAGAACGATGCACTGATTTTGTATTCAAGAGAGCAAAATGGTATATTCTCTTCTCTTTTCGACGACGAACGTGCCAAAGCACGTGTTTGCGTTTCGTAAGAGGATATACAATGAGCATTTCAGATTAAACAAGAGGCCGGGGCCGGTACAGTAGCAGTACATATATTGTTGTGATACAAGAAGGATCTACAGCCTAGTCGCAACTAAAAGCAAACAAGAACACACAAACGCACTTGACGAACTGCAGAAGGCAATGCGCCACTCTCGTAGCTAGACATGTGTGACATGAACGATGCCTAACCAGATTGCTCTCCGGCAAGACCAGATCCACCCTGTCGTGAGCGCTTCGCCGCTCAACAAGCTATTTCCTTGCCCTCTGGCCACCCGAATTCTTCCAAGAATGACAACACCACGCCATTGGACCAGCCAAAACCAgtctgcaaaaaaaaaaaaaaaaaaagagctCAAGTCAGAAGTCAAAACAGAAGTTACATCTCTCGTTTTAATGGTTAACAAAGTATCACAGATCAGCAGAGACTGTAATTACTAGAAGATACCAAGGCAGAAAATCGAATGAGATTGCCAGTCATCAGGAATGGCCAGACTGCTGATCATCATATCAATCTTGAGACAAAAAACTTTGAAAGGGCTTTTCACCATACCTGGGGCTTGTATTCTCCACCGCCTCCAGATTCTCCACAAGCCTCAACATCGTACTTCTCATGCATCGCACCCGTTGCTTTGTAAGCGGCGTAGTTCGTTCTCACCCACCTCGTAGCAATGTCCTCAGCTAGTTTTTTGGCCTCTGATCCAGAATGCAGCAGCCCCTCAGCTATAAGATGCTGCAGTGGGGCCCATCCATTCGGGAAATCCCTGTCCAATTATTTGCGCAGTGTTAAAGAAATTAGAAGAAATAAATATTCCAGGTACAAGTTTCACGCGGTGGAGTTTTATCATCCATAGTTTCCAGCAGGATGCAGGAACTAACCATTGTTGGCTCGTGTTTGTCAGGGAAGTTGCTATCCCTGCGGCATGAAGTAATCCAGATGCCTTGAGGCTCGCCATGACTCTGTTTGATTTTGCCTCATCAGCAAAGCGTACGAATTCTGGTCAATTGAAGGCAGTGGGAGTAAGTAACAATACAGATGGTAAAACATTTTTCAAAACAATTGCAAGGATTTCAGACGTAATAACTGTTCTTCCAATACAAAGGCAAAAATGATTTCAATTTATGTAGCTGCCTGTGATGTTGTAGTAACAAAAGTGCCTTCTACTATGACGTTACTTCCTACAAATCAAAAGTGCCTTCTGCGTTCATTCGAAGCAGGAATATAGTAACAAAGAGTCTGCTTTCATTCAGAAAAATGCGAGCGAATGGTTATTCCTTCTTCCTCGAAACATGGAAGGAGCATGCTAATACCATCAAGGATTGTCAAAAAGGCTGTTGCCGATGGTTACTTTCCAGTCCTTCGTTACAGCAGTTCAGTTCACAGGATATTTTAGTTACCATATGAAAAACATGTAGCTGGGATGGTCTTAAAAATTGCCATAATAAAGCATTGCACACTcaggcattagaaacaagcacacaTGCAAGTCAAGGACGCACCGGAATGGTATGCATTTAGCCACAGCGGAACGAAGTTGGAAGCAAATATGTTGCGGTTCTGTGAGTTAGGCTTCCATTCGTGTACTTCCTGAAATAATAGTGCATATCAGTTACAACACCATGAAGTGCTAAATTGCTGGATAAGATCATAAAGATGCGTTTGTGAGCACCTGACAGTCTGCATCACCAGGAAGCCAATAGTCAAGCCACTGTTCCATCTCAGAGTTCCACAAAATAGAGTCAATTGCAATATGACGTGCTTTCGAAGCATTTAAAAAAAATTCTGAAGTCGCATTATCTCCTACGACTTTAGCCAAGGCACCAATATCCAGCTCCATCTGTGTCATGCATAAATAAAGCTAGGTTTTATCACATTTGGAAGCATTGTTGACTGAATTTATATACATTTTTTATCTGCAAACTAGCTTCCAATATGTGGTTAATATACGCACCCAAGTCATGCTAAACCCACATACGATTCCACGTCGAATTTCAAGTACCATGACAAGCTCCACATCTTACCTTAAAAAGAAATGTGTTCAAGTCCACAGGTATTATGTAAGTGGTTGCCAATGTTGTCATGTCAGTAGAATTCCTGAATAAAACAGTAAAAGTAGTCAGAAACAACCTGTGTGTGGTACACGGTGCAAAAATAAATTCGTAATGGTCGGGGAGCTTGGTGTCTTCTATTGCAGTACTTGTTTTAACCAGTGCGAAAGCAGCAGAACTGTTAGCTCGTCAGTTCCTTTTTAAGGATAACAAACATCCAAACCTCATCCATCGAGAGCTGAAATCCCATCCCGATTCTGCCGTTGAAGCAATTTCGCAGTACAGTTTTTCCTTAGCTGCCATAGAATTCAACTTCGAAGCCAGTTCCTCATCCTTAAAGAAGAAAACTATATTAGTTGGTCCTTTAATGGTAAAACTTTGCACTGCCACTAGCAAATTGATTTAAAATATAGCCAAGGCTAAGACTTTACAATTGTCGCACTTTCAGGCCTAGGTTTGTTCCACCTGGCCTGATACCGAGATAAATTATGGACCCGACCATGATTGTCTGCTATAGCAACATTATGAATCTCTGCATACAGAAACAATTTAGTTTTACCTTGCTTTCAATCATGTGAAAACATACCAAATAAATCTGAAACTGTTGCTGCCTTCATGGGGTACCTGACATCCAGAAGCTATGCTCTTTAAGCAGAGAGTGGAATACTGTCCTAACAAACTCCACATCACCAGTTGCCCTGTATATTTCTAAAACCATGGAGCTCAAAAGTGGTGGTTGGCTGCAGAGAGAAGGCATCTATCAGACGATGACGACCTCTTTGGTCTTAGCAATAGGTTACATACAACTAGTAGGAGCTGTCAAATGGTGTTCAATCAACCCTCTAATCTTATCATGAAGCTAAGCATATAGCTTTAGACAGACATTATACATAGACCATCCTGTACATATTTCAGGCTCTAGATGCAAACTAAAGATCAATCTGCCGCAGATAGAATTATCACCTTCGGTTAGTGTAGTAGGATCTTGCACCATTTGGAACGAAACCATATTTTTCCAACAGGTATACAAGGTTAAGCACAATAGTCTTTGCCGTGTCGTACATTTTGCTCACCAGCAATCCTCTGCATTGAGCCATACCGCGATATAAGAAAGAAAAACGACAAGAATGGGTGTTAGTTCGTTCCCGATGTCCATTTGGGTCAGTGCGAGTAGCTTATACAGTAGGTACAAAAAAAATTAACAGACATATAACAGATCATTGGGTCAGTGCGAGTAGCTTATACAGTAGGTACAAAAAAAATTTAACAGCCATATAACAGATCAGTAGGAACTAGGACAGATAAAAGCAAGGACTCTTTTTCAGAAAACTAATTCCAATGCCAAGGCCACAGCCCACAGCACGGCGGCCAGCACCCATAGAAAAGTCAGGCGTACACAGTCTTTAACTCCTGTATGGAGATGACAAAAGGCGCACGACGAACACAAGAGACAGCGATGACGAAGCATACGACGAACAGAACAGACAAGGTGATGACAAAGCGTACAATGAACGCAGGAAGACACAAATGAAAATCGAGACATTGCCTTACATGTGGGACCGCAGCAGCGACAACTAACGGGAGAAGAACACGTACTATCGAACTCCATGTCAGGACGACAGGACCTGGATTCATCAATTTGCCCCTCCCAAACCCCAATGGAAAAAAAACCACGGATTATTGTACGTGATCCGGTGGGTGATCTAGAACTACCATTTCGTCCAAAACTTAAATATAGTAGTAAGGAGCAAAGCGGCGATGAAACCAAGCGAGCGGGGGCGGATCAGGCAGGAGAAGGGGTACCTGATGACCCAATAGGAGTCCCAGTAGTATACCTCCCGGAACCTGGATCCCGGCACGACGGCCCTGCCGGGCAGCGGCATCAGCGTGTGCCGGTCCGGCCGCGCCGCGACGTCGGGCGCCACCCGCCGCGCCAGGCGCTTCCACAGCGCGTGCACCTCcagcgcccacgcccgcgcctcgGGGCTGTGGACGTGGGGCAGGAACCCGCGCGGCTCGGGCTCGAAATCCGGTGGGACGTCCGCCACGAGATCGGACCCGGGGTCCCCGAAGTAGCGGGACAGGAAGTCGTCTAGCTCCGCCCGCGACGGCGACGGGCGCGGCAGCGCCGCAAGGGCGGCCGCCGCGGCGCGCTCGTCGGTCGCCAGCGGCAGGTCGACGTAGAACTTGGGGTCGAAGTCGTGAGGCCCCAGCGTGCGCAGCGCCTCCGACTGCACCCGCTGCAGGAGCCCGAGCAGCGCGCTGGCGCCCTCGTCGGATgcgccggcggtggcggcggttggcGCCATCTCGGTCGTCGCGCGGAGACAGGGGATGAGGCAGgggaggacgacgaggaggaggagggggagggcgtGGACGTGCTGGGGTTGCGGCGGGAGCCCAGCCATCCGACGAGGTTTTAAAGGAAGCTCCTACGTGGTGTGCCGCACCCGCACGTGTTGGTGGGGCTACTGGCTACGACGAGCGCGTTGGCGTGGGAGGTCCGAAGACGGTTACGACGGTGAGGACTGAGGACGACGAGCGTCTCCCGCGATTCCTACTGGTGTAGCGTGGTGTGTGGGTGGGTGGGGGAGTGCAAAAGGTGTTGTGGTGGGGGGGACCGGTCGATTCGACAAGTGGCACATAACAACATATCATCGTCGGCCTGCTGGTTTTTGTGAACCGTCGGCTCGGCTCCGCATGCCAGATTGCCATTTGCCAGTGCAGACATGCAGTGGCCTCCGCGTGTCGTGGTAGCAGCCTCGCAACGCCTACCCCAATGACCCCGGTCGACAGGCTGGGTTCCACGTGTCTTGTCTTGTCGCATGTGGAACTGGATTGCCTTTGGCCAATTGGTGGCTCTACCTCACAACTAACAATAATTCGTTAGCAGGCTCAACCCATCTAATAATTTATTAGTTGGCTAACTATTAACTATAGTGATTCTAAATAAACCCTAAATTACATCTTTGGATCAGATTCTATATCATCGCTGGGTAGTGGGTACGTGCTATTCTAGATGCTATTAAAAATAAATAGTGAGTCTAAATCACATCTTTGAATTAGATTCTCTATATCATCAGTGGATACCTGCATCTAGGATATGTGAAACATGTGAAGCATGGATATAGTTAATTCACATATGCCTCTCTTCCAGCTCACATTGTACGAAGCCATTAACTTTCTAGGTTCTCCACGTTACAGTTCTCAATGAAAATGGCATGGCACATGTATAGGTAAAGCCCGTCTTTTTTTTATCATATTGTAATTTCATTTGTTTGATTATTAAGTAGATAACGTACGCATCAAAATAGAGGCACATCATTAGCATGGTTGTATGGTTGGGCTAATTGGTTCGGTTGCAGTTGCACTACATATGTAACCCAAACCGAAAAGACAGAGACATAACCAAAAAGGGAAAatatgaaaataaaaataaaaataaaacttTATTCCACCATAATTTAAGGAGGACGGAATGAACGAAAAACAGGAGAAACGATGAGAAAAACTTCACACTAGTTTCCATCTTTTCCACCGTAGTGATGCATCAAAACTTTTGAAAAAAAACTCTTTATATTTCTTTGGAATGAACCGGAGTCTCTAGATCAAAGTCGATCCCCATGGACTCTAGCCGACTCCACACATCTTGCACACGGTAGTTGTAAAACCCTGAATATTTGAAAACAACAATTTCTTTGTTCAACACCTAAAATTTAGGTGTTAccgttttttcctttttctcttttcttaaaAGGGAGAATGATTTTGGCAATACTTAAAAAATAAAACAAAATCCTTGAGAGATTATGATTGTTGCATCTCATGTTGGAGCATTAATTTCCGGTTGTCAAGTTATCTTGGTATGCATACACTTAAAACTTGGAAATACATTTGAATTCGAATTCAAAAAGGGGAAAGgaagccaaaagctaaataaaaaataaaaagaaaagaggaaagCCACTCACTCCTTCCCCACACGGCCTTCCGCCCCAATCCCTCGTCCGGCTCATCTCCTCACCCCGTGCACAGCCGCCTCATTGGCCGCTAGGGCCCGCA
It contains:
- the LOC100280412 gene encoding Probable trehalase precursor, giving the protein MAGLPPQPQHVHALPLLLLVVLPCLIPCLRATTEMAPTAATAGASDEGASALLGLLQRVQSEALRTLGPHDFDPKFYVDLPLATDERAAAAALAALPRPSPSRAELDDFLSRYFGDPGSDLVADVPPDFEPEPRGFLPHVHSPEARAWALEVHALWKRLARRVAPDVAARPDRHTLMPLPGRAVVPGSRFREVYYWDSYWVIRGLLVSKMYDTAKTIVLNLVYLLEKYGFVPNGARSYYTNRSQPPLLSSMVLEIYRATGDVEFVRTVFHSLLKEHSFWMSEIHNVAIADNHGRVHNLSRYQARWNKPRPESATIDEELASKLNSMAAKEKLYCEIASTAESGWDFSSRWMRNSTDMTTLATTYIIPVDLNTFLFKMELDIGALAKVVGDNATSEFFLNASKARHIAIDSILWNSEMEQWLDYWLPGDADCQEVHEWKPNSQNRNIFASNFVPLWLNAYHSEFVRFADEAKSNRVMASLKASGLLHAAGIATSLTNTSQQWDFPNGWAPLQHLIAEGLLHSGSEAKKLAEDIATRWVRTNYAAYKATGAMHEKYDVEACGESGGGGEYKPQTGFGWSNGVVLSFLEEFGWPEGKEIAC